One Drosophila teissieri strain GT53w chromosome X, Prin_Dtei_1.1, whole genome shotgun sequence genomic window, TGGTGGCCAGCAGTGTCTACGATTATATACAGACTCGCAATGGAGGTAAGTTCTGCGAGCTTCAGTCTATCAGAATATAATCCAATGATGATCCGTTTTCTATATAGCGCCCAAGAAGCCACTGCTGATTGCCTTTTCCGTGCTGACCAATGCGCCGAAGATCTTCACCGTGAAGAAGGTGAACAATCCGAATGTGATACACTGCCTGAATGGACTGCGATGCTTCAGCATGATGTGGGTGGTATTTGGCCACGGCTACATGACCTTCTACGATCTGCCGCACATCAACAAGAACAAGTTCTACACCTGGGTGCAGACACCCTACTCGATGTTGGTCCAGAACGGCTCCCTCTGCGTGGACACGTTCTTCTTCATGTCCGGCCTGCTGATGTGCTGGGGTGCCTTCCGTGAAATGGAGCGCACCAAGGGCAAGTTGAACATCCCCATGATGTACTTCCATCGCTACATCCGACTCACGCCGGTGGTGGCCGTCGTCGTCCTCTACATTATGTCGCTGTACAAGTACTCGGGCGCCGGACCCATGTGGTTCAAGCTGGGCACCCAGGACAAGAGATGCGCCGACACCTGGTGGGCCACGCTGATCTACGTCCAGAACTATGCCTTCCCCTACAGCATTGTAAGTGTGCATCTAGCACAAGTCGAGTTTGCTATAGTAACGAATCCTAAATACCCTTAAATTTTTAGTGCATCTCACAATCGTGGTATTTGGCCGTGGACACCCAGCTGTACTTCCTATCGCCACTGTTCCTCATTCCGCTGTGGAAGTGGGGCAAGAAGGCCTTGGTGCCCATCGTCCTCGTACTGATCCTGTGCTTGGGCGGCACCTTTGCCACCTTTATGCTGAATGACTTTACGCTATTCCGCGTGCAGGACGATCAAGTGGATCTGCGACAGCGGCTGACCTACTATCCAACCCACACACGAATTCCCACCTGGTTGATTGGCGTGATCTTCGGCTACTTCCTGTTCACGCGCAACCGTGGACGCCAGATACCGATGTCCAAGCCCCTGGTACTGACCGGCTGGTTTGTGGCCTTTGGCACGATGTTGGCCTGCATGTGGGGACCCTACTGGCGCATCCTGCCCGATACTCCGGACTCGCCACTGATCGAAGGTGCCTTCTTTGAGCCCCTGAGCCGCACGTCGTGGGCTCTGGCCATCGGCTGGATCGTGTGGGCGTGCTACAATGGTCATGGTGGTCTGGTCAATGACTTCCTGTCCTGGGGCTTCTTCACGGGCTTCAGTCGACTGTGCTACTGCATGTACGTCATTCATCGCATTGTCCAGCTGGTCAACGCCGCTCGTCTGCAGACGGACACCCACTTCTCCAACTACGATGCGGTATGTAATGATTATAATCTTGCCACGCGATAGGGTGATTTAAACTCTTGAACtcttcccatttcccatttcagatCCTACGCTGGTGGCACGACTTTGGCATGACCCTTACCGCCTCGATCTTCGCCACTTTGGCCTTCGAAGCACCCATTTTGGGCATCGAGAAGGCCATATTCGGCAAGCCGGCGCCCAAGAAGCCAACTCCCGGTGAGCTGGCCAAGGCTGCCCCGGTGGCAGCCACCTCTGCTCCCGCCGAACCGGAACCGGAAGCCAAGATCGTCGAGGAGACCAAGACGGAAGTAGCGCCCGTTCCCACCAACGAAGAGAATCCATCCAAGGCCTAGATTCGGCAGCCTcaatacgattttttttttgccccatGCGAACCAAGTTTTTGTGTGTAgttagtttaatttattaaaaaattttcaaCCACTAAACGGTTCGTGTATTTATACCCAATTTCATAAGCCAACTTAAGGCAATGTTACGCTACAGCGATAGTAACAGTTGACTTAACAGCGATAGTAACAGTGGACTTAAATGTTAAAATCGCTGTAGCGTAACATTGCTGTTAGAAAAAGCGCCAATGCTGCGAACCAATGCGCCAACTAGCAGTAACTCGATGAATCGCTTAACATCGATAACTAATGGGGCATATCGAAAGGTATCGATACCCGAAAAACATCGATGCCCGATGCATCCATGTTTATTCACATCACTAGCTCTACGGTAAAAATGGAGGCAGAACAACAAGAATTCGTAAGTTCCGTTCccaaaataaaccaaacaaacaaataaatattgtttatgcgCGTTACTGTGCCGCCTTGCCGCCTACTGGCATGccacgccacgcccacttgccAGTGCGAGATAGTGATCGTCATGGGTTAAATAAAACAGGACTTGCAACGGGAAAACCTTAATAACAGAAAGGCTTAACGAAACGTTTACCGAAATTTTGCGTGCGTGTTTTCAACCTGTATTCGTATgccagtgtgtttgtgtgtgtcgcTATGCGAGCTtacctgtgtgtgtgtgtgtgtgctgttgggcaaactttttgtgTGGCGGTATTTGTGCGGTTGTTCCGCAATTGCAATGTTTGCATGCATCTATGTTTGTGCACtgcaagtgtgtgtttgtgcgtgtTTATATCGGTTAACACGTGCCGCCCCCGCCCCTCTGCTAATCGCTCCGTCTCCTTCCCGCTCGCACATTCCGTTGCAGCTCTCTTAtcactgcaacaacaacaagagtgCCTGTTTGGGCgtatgtgtgtgcctgtgtgtgtgtgtgtatgtgggttCGCTTCATTAGGGAAAGTGATTTCCGGAGTGcagttattgttgttgttgttactgttgCTCTTGCAAAAGGGTCAAAAACCGGTTTAGTTGCAAgaaaagtagaaaaacaaaaaaaaactgagaGACGAGTgctggaaaaacgctttcccTTCGTTAAAGTAgcagcattttatttgttttttttaagccGGCCGATTTTGCATTGCACAAATCTTTGCTCCCAATACCgctgtcacacacacacacttgcgcACAATTGTACTGCCATTGTTTGCTTAATCACTTAACGGGTGCGAGAGAGACGAAGGGGGGAGGAGCGAGAAGAAGAGCGGAGCGACTGAGAGATcaagtaaatatattaatttaattgggATTTCCAATTCCTTTTTAAAAGGCGCTTGAtaaagtttcaaaatattgCACATGATATTACAAATCGTAACTccccaaaaaataataataactagttgttatttaatttgttattttcataAGCTCCAACCgaattatgttttttaatacatttatcttatatagaaacatttttttcgaaTTAGTTTGTAAAATGTATTCAACTACTTCTGTTATTGCTTAAACTAATTTTCCAATTGGCTAAAATATTCCTCGAAATTTGTTCGCAATTCTGGttcaataatttttataacgAAATTCTTTTGAAGTCGCCAgcattttctttgtattttctCTACGCCAATCGGAAGTAGTGTTGTTTATGTGCTTTCCcgataatttatttattttcttctcaAGATTTCCCCATCCACCAGCATCGTAAATTCGTATTTCCTTGGAATTCTTATTTCGGGTCTTCCAAACTGCTTTAACGCGAAATTTTCATTCATGCAAATTgatcgttgttgttgttgtgcttgttgttgcaCGTGGTAGTGATGAGGTGGGAAATTAGAGAGAAGGTCAATTTGTGGTTTATTTTCTGATTTGCCATCCATATCATtggaaatatacatatagaaaGTGTTCCGAATTTTTAAACCATTCTCTAAATTCTAATCACTTAATTATCGTTTTCAAAAGGGTTTCACACAGtgttgtaattatttataattaatcaGTTTTTTGTGTGATCTCAGTGGGTTCCATTAAAAGTTAGAAACACTCTTAAGCGAACTTCATATCCCAATTAAAGTAATCTTTTTACAtgcaatatatacatatttcaaatattattgGATTCAATGGAAGCGAAATGATAAATTGCCAGGACTTGGAATGCGATCGATGGAAAGTCCTGAAAACGACAGCTCCTGCTGGCATCCTTTTTTGTGGCCTCTGCCGCTTTCGCCCACTATTTTTTGCCCGCAATTTGCACATATTTCGTGTGCGCACAATTGATTTCACTTGAATTGACATTACTAACTACAAATTGTTGCGTTCTCAATGTTGCATATGTACTTGCCAACTTTTGTGGCTGCCACCACCCCGTCAGTCTGTCTGTTCGatgcataaatcaaattgctCATAAAAAGGGCAGACAGtcgggcaacaacaatgacaacaCTTCAGTCGACTCTCTGGTTTCTGGTCATCCATTGGATTCCATGtgcacaaataaatttatttgtgcaGTAAATTCGCCAGTGGCGCTGCTCACTTCTTTTGAAAAGGGGTCTTCAGTTGGTATTCTTAATATTGGATTTTCACATTTAAAATACCTTGTTGTGATCTGAAATCCGAATGGCAGGGGAATTCTTTAACTTTAACTTACaagctaaacatttttcatgttATGCGCCCCCTTAATAATTATGTTTTGATTCTTTAGGCGTTTTAGTTTCCCCCCTTTCAAATGCAATCCCCAAAACGAATTCGGACGAACCCTTTGTgtagtttttgtgtttttttcaaCTCTACCTCTGCGCTGCGAGCGCTTACAAAgttatgaaatatttgtgtCCCATTGCAGTTGACTGCTCGTCCTTTTCATACCCGCCGCAACTGGGCTTCCTTCCATGCCTgccaacatcatcatcattttgCCCTTTTCGGTTGTCCTGGATTTATTATGGCATCCTTGTGCCGGTATTTTGAACCCAGCACAGCCCAGCCTAAAGTACAATAACCCAGGGCAGGgtagccacagccacagccaaagGATGATGATGtagatggggatgtggatgtgaaggaggatgaggatgtggatgtggatgtggatgtggatggggatgaaGTGGCGGCAGCCTGTTGCTATGCCTGTTCTTGATTTGACTGGGCTTCCTCATTTGCGTTGATTAAGCCGCAAGGGCTGTGCCACAGATAGCGGCCACAATAACTTTcattaaaagcgaaaaagcggagaatataaataaaatggaaaataaacacTAAAACGTTGTGCAACTGGGCCCATGTGTGTGTTCGCTCGCTCGCTGGAAATGGGTCAGGCCCAGTACTAGTCCCCATTCCCATtaccattcccaatcccaatcccagtgcTCTTTCTCTTATCATAGCCCATAGCCCATAGTCCCATAGTGCATAGCCCAGAACCAAGCCCACAATCCAGCCAAAGTGGAGCAGCCGCCCAGACCGAAATCAAAACTGGAAcggtgtttttattttttggtggTTTGGGGGTTGTCTGCAGTTATTTTCTTCCCTCCCATTTTCTGGGAGCCCCGAGCACctggcaaaaataatattccgaaaataaacaagctggcgaaaaataaaatatgaaggGGAGAGCAAAGACAGAGCAACAAATGCgcaaaaaaactacaaaaggtGTGTAGAGACTCCACACAGAATTCGTATAGAACCTAATGTCTGACTGGCTTTAACCCactaaactttaattaaatagcaCTAAATACTCAAACAACTATATAACTCAGAAAACTAAATGGATGGGCGTACACGTTTTTCGTTATAAAGATGCCACACAACTTTATCTCCTTGGGCAAACGAAATACTTCGTAACTCCTTAAACTTTTGCGCTTTTCATATGGAAAATTCAATTGCGCAATTTCTGCGATTATTACAGTACACTTGCCTGCGGATATTTATGgtatatacgtatataaaCATATAGGCAAGAATCTGATTGTTCGAGAATATTTCATTGATACTCGACTCGTATGGGTGCAAGTGAAACGGATTGTTTTGCATAGTTTGTGTTATCGACTTGTCTATTATTCTAAATTATTGTGTAAATACCAGATGCTGAGCTTAGTGTGTATGTTAGAAATGTCTTGAATTTATGGAATGATGCCTTACATGGCTCTCTTGGAACCAAAAGTATTATTTCCAAATTCTAGAACTACTAAATGCAGCTCATACGGAATCTGCACCCCCTATTCGCCCCCTGGAACTCAGGAATTGACCATTAATCTGCGAGCCTTCTGGCATTGTTAACCCTTCGATTGTTTGCCAACCAATTGCTCCTCATCTCCGGGGATGTGTGTTTGCCACCAAAGTGGGTCAATGAATGCAGTCTGGCTATCTGAGTAGGGCCATTTTAATCGTGGCCGGATTCCAGGTCCGAGGTTTATTACGATTTTCCATTTACTTATGGATAATTGGAACTATTGCGATTGCCAGTGCTGATTCTCGGGGCATTGGAGGAGTAGAACTTGGTGTGCAGCTAGGGCATTGTGTttcgcttgttgttgttgttctcgcTCTATGCCATGCCTCCAATGCCTCCCATGCCTCCCATGCCACCATGCCACCATGCCAATCATGCAGGTTGTTGAACTCCCGCCGACTCGCACACTCGCATGTGACCGACCGGGTGAGTGGCTCTCAGAGACCGGAGGCGCAGCTCTTCGCCTCCGTTGCTAGTttattctgattctgattctggaTCCGAATCCCAATCTGGCGCTGATGATGCTCATGCTCCTCCTCTGAGCTTCAGATGCTGGCGTGGATTTGCCCTGTGCTGTTGCTTTCGCGCAGATTTCTTCGCGAGTACAGTAACAATTCGATAATGCAGCCTAGCTAGAAGAGAAATGTGtaaggaaaaatatatttaatatttataaatcatatatttgaaaatttagaaaatgTGTATATTCAGCAATGTTTACATTGTTAGAATTAGCTTTATCGAGAACTTACTGTGGTGTTTcggatattttttttttggctttttctaTATCCCTCTTCATTTCATAGGCTCTTCTCAGTTCTTTGGCTTTCTTTTGCACAATTACCAGCAAAGTTTTTGGCCTCGCTTTGCTTTACTTTTGCCTGCTGTTGGTTCTTTACACAATTATATAGTTTCTAATGCGAGGGCTCCCATTGTCTGAGTCTCCATTTCCGCTGTTCTTCACCAGCTTCCCCCAGCCATCCTCCTATCAACGCATTGTGTCGTGCTCAAGTCTTCATTGCGATATATTCTCAATTGCATTTGGACCACGGCCTGACAATGACATGTGTCCCCATCTCGTCCGTATCTTTCATTTTTCATCTCGCATCTCTCATCTCTCATCTCTTGACTCCCAACTTGTCTTGATCCCATCCTCAACACTTTCGAATGCCGCGGGCTTTTAACCATTTCcaaccaaaatcaaaactaaaGGTACACGGAGAAAAAGAAgcagatattattattatcttgcAATAGTAATTTTAAAGGttcatacatttttcaagtgGACGTCACCGCACTGATTATTTAGTATGGAGTTATTAAACGATGGATCATATCAGATGGTAAATCTCTTACCAATAACCATATTTCCACATCTTTTTCCACGTGTAAAATCTAGAAGAAAACGCAGAATCCAAGTTGAAAGAACTCTTAGGGGGCAttgttgctcttttttttcgcttttgatTGGTTTGACCGATTTACATTGTGCAAAAGAAATGAGTTTTTGGGGgaggtatgtatgtatgtttggtGAGGTATAGAGCGCCAAATGTGGTGATATGGGgggcttttcatttgtttggccTACATAGGGCTCCAAAAACATGTTTGCTGTTCGTTTCTCCCACATTTGGCTGGCTCTCCTGTTCAGAAGTTTTTAGCCATTTCTGATAATTAAAAAGGcaacatttcatttgttttgtttgcccccTTTGCATTTCTAAGGCTGTTATGCTCCCTTGGCATTTTGCCCAACAACTGTGCCAAAAGCATAAAAAGAAATGGTGAGGAGGGGGAAATGGACTGGATATATTGGCAGACTTAATTGTGGACTCAATCTGAAGTGGAGGGGGTACTAATATGGAATCTCACAGGGCTGCCAAATGCACTTGCAGTTTATTTATTCTGCTTTAGAATTCCAGACTTACTAATAAACATCTAATATCAGATGCACAATTGATTGTTATTATATACTGTGTGAGTCCTTTTAGAACTGTCATCTAAAATGatcttgaatatttaatacGTTTTATGCAGTTGAAATCAAGTAACGCAAATCTTGCAAGCACTTTCTTTGGACATATGTACatcttgaatttaaattaccaACTTCGTAATAAAGCAATCTTAAGTTGGGGGCATGACATAAGAAGTCTTTAGCCGGAGAAATGGAGAATGAGAAATGCTTTCAATTGCTCAGCTTAGTCACGTTCCACGGCCAACTGGAGAAATATGTCGCATCATCGAAGGCAGTTACcaggtttttattttcgttgtttttcgGGGGGTTCCGAATCTCGCTCCATTGCGCAATCGTATagatatgtatttataatgGGGGAGGGGAAAATGCTAATGCCCCTAATCCCATTTGTGATCACTTTCTATGAGGAATGAGGTCAACAGCAGTGGCTAATTTGTGGATCAAACTCGTTTTGAGGGCGCCAAACACAGTCGTAATTCGCTAAATCGATCAATTATACATACTATTGTGTAGAACACTGCAGtagtgtaattaaaaaatatagtaaATTAAACAACTGAACCATTCAAAGCTATATTTACGGCTGAATCGTTGCCCTTACTGAAGTCCCACTGTAGCAATCAGATCGATTCGTCGATATTAACATATGTGTGTTTAAGCTGCGGTGATTTCTTTTCGATGCGGATTTGTGTATAAAAACGCATTGAAAAGAAAGTTTTCTGCTCTACAGCGGCCACAACAATAgtagttataataattataatattattatagcaacaacacaacaacagcgaagCGTGATGCTTGAGGCTTTTGTCTTGTCTCAATGTCACGCCCCTCGGTGGaagaaaggggaaggggggcggTTGGTGGTTGGCGGTACAGAGACAGAGTTAAGCGAgcgttttgtttaaataatcgAGAGACAGGCGCGCGCAAACACAAGAAAGcgtaataataatgaaaaataataacaataatcatGCACAAACGGTAGAAAACAATACGCACTCGCAAATGCACatgatatgtacatatgttcatacgtacatatgtatgtatgcctGTGAGTCGTACGCGAAGCAAGTGAAATTTTTTCCAGCGACACTCGAAACTGGCGAAATTTCTTAACACTTTCATAAGAAGTCATGAGCAGcggcaaagaaaataaattaaattaagcacaAAAGCCGCTCAGCGAGCCGTGCCTTTGGGCATTAAGATTTAAGCTTGATTTAGTTATTTTCCTCACATTTTTTGCCCCCTCAACATTTTCATGACGGCTCCCAACTGAGCTCGCTACGCACTTCTGTTAGAATGCAGTGGGACCTCCCTGTGGAAGAAGCCATGATTACATTGACTCcttaaattgaacaaaaaaacGGAACTCGCAGAATTTACaggttaattaaaaaccattATTTTCAATCAGagttttaatgaaaaaagttACTAGTTACAAGAGGTTTGGTTTTGGCGGTTCTACTGTACTTGCTGGCGAATTACAGATCATGATCACTGTTAATGGGCATCCTTTTAATCTTAACATGGGCTCCCGTTTTctcctctctccctctctttcgctcccgCTCCCGGCTGACATTGAACTGTgtcagtggcagcggcagcggcaacaacagcaacaacaccttGTAATGGGCGGACTGCGCAGCTCCACTCGCTCAGCCTCTCTCCGCAGCACAGTGGACAAAGTGGCGTTTCAGATGGCATACGTTTTGTGTGTCTGCAAAATTATtgtattaatatatatataaagtagttttattgtattttaaaattttgaacaCCTCTGAGTCCTAAGCTTAATTGTAGAATGTAGAAAGAACAACTGCTTACGTATAATTTTGGTTATCAAAAAAAACTAGATTACCTGTTTGACCCACTGTGCGCTCCTCTTTCTCttctgcgcatgcgcagcagcTCTGCCGACGCCGACAGAGGCTGCTGGCTGCGTTTCTCGCTGTCTCGCCGTTCACTGTTCATTGTTTGTTGTCAGTCGACGCGCGTTCATCTCGTCTCATCCGCCTCGTGCGCTCGCGTCTTTTCGCTGTGATGtggaattaaattattattatttatttatttgtttttgtgcgtgtgtgtgtgtgcaatatAGTGTTTGTTCCAgcgtgtgggtgtgtgaaAAATGCCGTAAAATGCAGCAAACGCAATGGAATAAGGACAGGCAGGAGGATAGGAACAACAATAGTAGCAGCAGGAGCGAGCAGGATAGCGGCTGTCATCGGCGTCTCTTCCTGTGCATTGGCAAggtgtgtgtcagtgtgtttgtatgtgtgcgtgtgcgcaCATCCATCTCATTCTTACATATGACTTTGATTTTTACTTTCTaagctttgctttgcttgtcTCTCACCTCAGGATGCTCTCTTTTTGCTAGGTGCTCTCTTTAGaacaccgaaaaaaataatatgaaagaAAGAACGAATGAGCTTAGTCTTTTTAAGCTATGATATTGGGTTCTACTAGatttcataaaaatacaaacccAGACTTACATAACGACtttatcaaaatttaaatatattactaaTATATTTGTCAAGGTAAATGCACATAAAAGGTACTTGATTAAAGTTTTTTTCTGCTTGCCAATTTATTTCTTCCTGTGTGATCACTCTCTTCTACTTGcatcttttttcttttcctgcGCTATTTATAGATAGTTTAGCTTGCCTTTTTAGctccttcttttccttttcaacTTGTTGCGCTCTCTCGAGCTTTAAGATGTGTTCTTCTGCTGTTCTTTCTTCTCTAGTTCATTACCATCGAACAAAGACTTCTGCGAAGTTGGTTTCTTTCAACCTGAGAATTACCGGGAAAGCGAGATgaacacactcactcacttatCTCAGATGCTGTATTTGTCTTAAGAGAGAAAGAATGGATCCATTTCAGTTATACCAAGTAGCTATCTTATCTGATCTGGTGTTAAATAAAAGCCTTACACTTCAGTGGGCTGCCAAAATCGAGTATTAAACTGGCTAATACCGGGAAACAAGAGAGTTAGATCTTTGAAATTGAGATATTGCTAATGGTCCTTTTTTCACCAGTCATTAAATTAGAAAGATGTTAAAGCCCAACTATTTCCTATACCTATCAATTACCTTTTAGATACTATATTTTATCGATTTAACAATTCATTTCAGTCAGAGTTGGCTTACTCATGGAAAACATTATGGAATTTGTTGTTATTACAAAACACCTACACTCTGATTCTACGTATTTTGCACTTAAACATTCTAATTACTCATCTGCTTCTTCCTATGAAATATGCTAACAGATAGTTTCGAAAACCTATACCTGCTGTTGGTTTTGGTTGTA contains:
- the LOC122623872 gene encoding nose resistant to fluoxetine protein 6, with translation MKEHFGVLAVALLIATVGAQDASSNYLLTGHSTPLASSFAHQFFTLASQRAALANRTNTQAIQSYVDRAYDDELCDRDINLIRDSINNMEEWALEFPDTWGRLPMGLFWGHTISMGQYEECVAASSTHTTEIRGQYCLASLNITTFYQSVKKRGEEFNRISYKQTDPEIFELGICIPKTCSASKTDELLKYAITHFYGQDVSESNFTMVTEARCKYDAPIELRGIDIFAIIFFSLIIFFMVASSVYDYIQTRNGAPKKPLLIAFSVLTNAPKIFTVKKVNNPNVIHCLNGLRCFSMMWVVFGHGYMTFYDLPHINKNKFYTWVQTPYSMLVQNGSLCVDTFFFMSGLLMCWGAFREMERTKGKLNIPMMYFHRYIRLTPVVAVVVLYIMSLYKYSGAGPMWFKLGTQDKRCADTWWATLIYVQNYAFPYSICISQSWYLAVDTQLYFLSPLFLIPLWKWGKKALVPIVLVLILCLGGTFATFMLNDFTLFRVQDDQVDLRQRLTYYPTHTRIPTWLIGVIFGYFLFTRNRGRQIPMSKPLVLTGWFVAFGTMLACMWGPYWRILPDTPDSPLIEGAFFEPLSRTSWALAIGWIVWACYNGHGGLVNDFLSWGFFTGFSRLCYCMYVIHRIVQLVNAARLQTDTHFSNYDAILRWWHDFGMTLTASIFATLAFEAPILGIEKAIFGKPAPKKPTPGELAKAAPVAATSAPAEPEPEAKIVEETKTEVAPVPTNEENPSKA